In Geotalea uraniireducens, one genomic interval encodes:
- a CDS encoding ABC transporter ATP-binding protein, whose amino-acid sequence MSDSAITFENVSKRFKKGQIYDSLRDLLPALTKKAFARSGERELKKNEFWALNNISFDVKKGESVGIIGHNGAGKSTMLKHLSGIMQPTKGTITVNGRLSALIEVGAGFHPDLTGRENIFLNGTILGMSRAEIRRKLDEIIDFSGLEDFIDTPVKRYSSGMHARLGFSVAAHLEPDILVVDEVLSVGDYLFQNKGLEKMRSILEGGATVLFVSHNVKAVSSLCKRALLLDHGSLLMDGPSQEVINCYFEKSAAGNGQDPDKEVAITSMAIRNDSGRQVSYKEGSTVQLEVEVTGRASCDNLSLSLGFVDDNHYRIFDTSSQRLTGKPFSIRPGEAKKFVFELQLNLGPGSYHYGTYIYRYDTQHMYDLSSVKTLFIESDRDARGAANLYPRLVEVE is encoded by the coding sequence CGTCTCGAAACGGTTTAAAAAGGGGCAGATCTACGATTCGTTGCGCGATCTGCTCCCGGCGCTGACCAAGAAAGCGTTTGCCCGTTCCGGTGAGCGGGAGTTGAAAAAAAACGAATTCTGGGCGTTGAACAACATCTCCTTCGACGTGAAAAAGGGCGAATCGGTGGGGATTATCGGTCACAACGGCGCCGGCAAGAGCACCATGCTCAAGCATCTTAGCGGCATCATGCAGCCGACGAAGGGGACCATTACGGTGAACGGCCGGCTGTCGGCACTGATCGAAGTCGGCGCCGGCTTTCACCCCGATCTGACCGGCCGGGAGAATATCTTCCTTAACGGGACGATCCTCGGCATGTCCCGGGCGGAAATCCGCCGCAAGCTCGATGAAATAATCGACTTTTCCGGGCTCGAAGACTTCATCGATACTCCGGTCAAGCGTTATTCCTCTGGGATGCATGCCCGTCTTGGTTTTTCCGTGGCGGCCCATCTGGAACCGGACATCCTGGTGGTCGACGAGGTGCTGAGTGTCGGTGACTATCTGTTTCAGAACAAGGGGCTGGAGAAGATGCGCTCGATCCTCGAGGGGGGGGCGACCGTCCTGTTCGTTTCCCATAATGTCAAAGCAGTGTCCTCCCTGTGCAAGCGTGCGCTGCTCCTCGACCACGGCTCGCTCCTCATGGACGGCCCGTCGCAGGAAGTCATCAACTGCTACTTCGAAAAGAGTGCGGCTGGCAATGGGCAGGATCCGGACAAGGAAGTTGCCATTACCTCGATGGCGATCAGGAACGACAGCGGCCGGCAGGTGTCTTACAAGGAAGGGAGCACGGTGCAGCTGGAGGTCGAAGTGACCGGAAGAGCGTCGTGCGACAACCTGTCGTTGAGCCTTGGCTTTGTCGACGACAATCATTACCGGATTTTCGATACCTCTTCCCAGCGCCTGACGGGCAAGCCGTTTTCGATCCGCCCGGGAGAAGCGAAGAAATTTGTTTTCGAACTCCAGCTCAACCTGGGGCCGGGCAGTTACCATTACGGGACATACATTTATCGCTACGATACCCAGCATATGTATGATCTGTCCAGTGTCAAAACCCTCTTCATTGAGTCGGACCGGGATGCGCGCGGGGCGGCAAATCTTTACCCGCGGCTGGTGGAGGTAGAATGA
- a CDS encoding GNAT family N-acetyltransferase gives MSVLRNDYKVVWFDRWERSIDEALQSLPEMDACPHALYRLLIENSGPCRKRTALVLARDEVLAVVGLRWQWQRWDPIMNWIVPGCPFPVRDGYFFKVLEALGVESKVALWRCESLLEHAEEQQIVRSFHRSPTHKLQLAGPVEEYWKKSGSFYKTVRNIRNRCKDYVLEVNPVGAAEWTIKHWGGKWQLTPDAQFNDLSDRLIVARYLEEEGQYFTIMLLADGEPVAGFSSLVHRNDLVCQYNYRLPEHDKAGVGVYIYDRVAHWAKDAGFAVMDIGGGHDYKDRWAPLDGEKMEIDICPEWDYRLKQASSLLGRIKSKVANLVRSNGE, from the coding sequence ATGAGTGTCCTCCGTAACGATTACAAAGTTGTCTGGTTCGACCGATGGGAAAGGTCGATCGACGAGGCTTTGCAGAGCCTCCCGGAGATGGATGCCTGCCCGCATGCCTTGTATCGTCTGCTGATTGAAAACTCCGGCCCGTGTCGCAAGCGGACGGCGCTGGTACTGGCGCGTGATGAGGTGCTGGCGGTGGTCGGTTTGCGATGGCAGTGGCAGCGCTGGGACCCGATCATGAACTGGATAGTTCCCGGCTGTCCTTTCCCGGTCCGCGACGGCTATTTCTTCAAAGTGCTCGAAGCGCTGGGGGTCGAAAGCAAGGTGGCTCTCTGGCGTTGTGAGTCTTTGCTGGAACATGCCGAGGAACAGCAAATCGTCAGATCGTTTCATCGGTCGCCGACCCACAAACTGCAACTCGCCGGCCCGGTGGAAGAGTATTGGAAAAAGTCGGGTTCTTTCTACAAGACGGTTCGTAACATACGAAATCGGTGCAAGGATTATGTCCTTGAAGTCAATCCGGTTGGCGCTGCCGAGTGGACAATCAAACACTGGGGGGGCAAATGGCAGCTAACTCCGGATGCCCAATTCAACGATCTGTCCGATCGGCTGATCGTTGCCAGGTATCTGGAAGAAGAAGGTCAGTATTTCACCATCATGCTGCTTGCCGACGGGGAGCCTGTTGCCGGGTTCTCTTCGCTTGTCCATAGAAACGATCTGGTTTGCCAATACAATTACCGGCTTCCCGAACACGACAAGGCGGGGGTCGGTGTGTATATCTACGATCGAGTCGCCCACTGGGCGAAGGACGCCGGTTTTGCCGTGATGGACATCGGCGGCGGACATGATTACAAGGACCGCTGGGCTCCGCTGGACGGGGAGAAAATGGAGATCGATATCTGTCCCGAATGGGATTACCGGTTGAAACAGGCTTCCAGCCTGCTCGGCCGAATTAAGTCGAAAGTTGCCAACTTGGTGAGAAGTAACGGCGAATAG
- a CDS encoding sugar phosphate nucleotidyltransferase — MKVVLFCGGMGMRLRDYSESIPKPMVCVGHRPILWNVMKYYAHYGHKEFILCLGYRSDTIKNYFLNYTECLSNDFTITNGGKDIYLYNNDISDWKITFADTGMTSNIGQRLKAVQKYLEDDEVFLANYSDGLTDFYLPDMIDCFTRSNKTACFLSVRPNQSFHIVNVADDGLVNDITGLERSDIWVNGGFFVLKKEIFDYIQDGDELVHEPFRRLIERKELLTYRYDGFWISMDTFKDKQHLDDLYSKGETPWEVWASHQQQP; from the coding sequence ATGAAAGTTGTTCTGTTCTGCGGTGGCATGGGGATGCGGTTGCGGGATTATTCGGAATCGATTCCGAAGCCGATGGTTTGTGTCGGTCATCGGCCGATCCTCTGGAACGTCATGAAATACTATGCCCATTACGGCCACAAGGAGTTCATCCTCTGCCTCGGCTACCGGAGCGATACAATCAAGAACTATTTCCTGAACTATACCGAGTGCCTTTCCAACGACTTCACGATTACCAACGGCGGCAAGGATATCTATCTCTACAACAATGACATCAGCGACTGGAAAATCACCTTTGCCGATACGGGCATGACATCGAACATCGGCCAGCGGTTGAAGGCGGTGCAGAAGTACCTTGAAGATGACGAGGTCTTCCTGGCCAACTACAGCGACGGCCTGACCGATTTTTATCTGCCGGACATGATCGATTGCTTTACCCGCAGCAACAAGACAGCGTGCTTCCTGAGCGTCCGGCCCAATCAGAGCTTCCATATCGTCAATGTCGCCGATGACGGGCTCGTCAACGATATCACCGGGCTGGAGCGTTCGGATATCTGGGTGAACGGCGGCTTCTTCGTTCTCAAAAAGGAGATTTTCGACTACATCCAGGATGGCGACGAACTGGTCCACGAGCCGTTCCGGCGCCTGATCGAGCGGAAGGAACTGCTCACCTACCGTTACGACGGCTTCTGGATCAGCATGGATACCTTCAAGGACAAGCAGCACCTTGACGACCTGTACAGCAAGGGTGAAACCCCGTGGGAAGTCTGGGCATCCCACCAGCAGCAGCCATGA
- a CDS encoding PIG-L deacetylase family protein gives MIPFSLPKRNEHLRILCLGAHCDDIEIGCGGTILRLLEENPGATVQWIVFSASTVRAVEFRLSSHCFLGDDNARNSQAHSFPDGYFPHVWKELKDCFEQLKGGASPDLIFTHFRDDLHQDHRIVSELTWNTFRNQLILEYEIPKFDGDFGSPNFFVRLSEEICRQKVRNLLENYPSQGDRNWFTEDTFRAVLRLRGMEANSPTKFAEGFYVRKMSF, from the coding sequence ATGATCCCATTTAGCTTGCCGAAACGGAACGAGCACCTGAGAATCCTCTGCCTCGGCGCGCACTGCGACGATATCGAGATCGGTTGCGGGGGGACGATCCTCCGGCTGCTCGAAGAGAATCCGGGCGCCACCGTCCAGTGGATCGTCTTCAGTGCCAGTACCGTCCGGGCGGTGGAGTTCCGGCTGTCGTCGCACTGTTTCCTCGGCGACGACAATGCCCGAAACAGCCAGGCCCACAGCTTTCCCGACGGTTATTTCCCCCATGTCTGGAAGGAGCTGAAGGACTGTTTCGAGCAGCTGAAGGGGGGGGCGAGTCCCGATCTCATTTTTACCCACTTTCGCGACGATCTGCACCAGGACCACCGGATTGTCTCGGAGTTGACCTGGAACACCTTCCGGAACCAGTTGATCCTGGAGTACGAGATTCCCAAGTTCGACGGCGATTTCGGCAGTCCCAACTTCTTCGTCCGGCTTTCCGAAGAGATCTGCCGGCAGAAGGTGCGGAACCTTTTGGAGAATTATCCGAGCCAGGGCGACCGGAACTGGTTCACCGAGGATACGTTCCGGGCGGTGCTGCGGCTCCGGGGGATGGAGGCCAATTCGCCGACGAAATTCGCCGAAGGGTTCTACGTGCGCAAGATGTCGTTCTGA
- a CDS encoding glycosyltransferase family 4 protein, whose translation MKSLIIAHKYPLPENSGDRIRTMNFARYLSRVGRVDMLYFHPADDGVTADFPYGESIYVDKYAGSCGSRLVQLYEKLKYAKPWAVCGYTRDCLAAVAAVIAREDYDVILCRYAHHVYPLFFLPAEVRERVIVDIDDLISESLYETMQGTGAAKGGVKSWLDFKFYQAYQHKCAKLGRTLVCSAIDRQALERRSDPERLFLVPNVAPPVSLPEGYLRDGQRNLDTLLFVGNLEYRPNVQGIEWFITEIFSRLAAEKPSLSLLVAGRKPSPALRDLCARHERVTLVEDPPELVPLYERCGTVIVPLLAGGGTRIKILEAGLAHRPVISTPVGAHGLGVDEFEHLLYMRDYRTFAECYRWLGNPEHYRRLVAGMNDFVAANYSLETFNRSMDRVTGWRTL comes from the coding sequence ATGAAGTCGCTGATAATCGCCCATAAATACCCGCTGCCGGAAAACAGCGGCGACCGGATCAGGACCATGAACTTCGCCAGGTATCTGAGCCGTGTCGGCCGGGTGGACATGCTGTATTTCCACCCGGCCGACGACGGCGTCACGGCGGACTTCCCCTATGGCGAAAGCATCTATGTCGACAAGTACGCCGGTTCCTGCGGCAGTCGGCTTGTGCAGCTCTATGAAAAACTGAAGTACGCCAAGCCATGGGCGGTCTGTGGCTACACGCGTGACTGCCTGGCCGCGGTGGCCGCAGTCATCGCGCGCGAAGATTACGACGTGATTCTGTGTCGCTATGCCCATCATGTCTATCCGCTCTTCTTCCTGCCGGCGGAGGTCCGGGAGCGGGTGATCGTCGACATCGACGACCTGATCAGCGAATCGCTCTACGAGACGATGCAGGGAACCGGGGCGGCGAAAGGTGGCGTCAAGAGCTGGCTCGATTTCAAATTCTACCAGGCGTATCAGCATAAATGCGCAAAGCTCGGCCGGACGCTGGTCTGCTCCGCGATCGACCGCCAGGCCCTGGAGCGGCGGTCGGACCCGGAGCGTCTCTTCCTGGTGCCGAACGTCGCGCCGCCGGTTTCCCTGCCCGAGGGGTATCTTCGCGACGGGCAGCGGAACCTCGATACCCTGCTTTTCGTCGGCAATCTCGAATATCGGCCGAACGTCCAGGGGATCGAGTGGTTCATTACGGAGATATTCTCCCGGCTGGCGGCCGAAAAACCGTCGCTTTCGCTGCTCGTGGCCGGCAGGAAGCCCTCTCCGGCGCTGCGAGACCTGTGTGCCCGGCACGAACGGGTAACGCTGGTGGAAGATCCACCCGAGCTGGTGCCGCTTTACGAACGTTGCGGCACGGTCATTGTCCCGCTTTTGGCCGGCGGCGGCACCAGGATCAAGATCCTTGAGGCGGGGCTGGCGCACCGGCCGGTCATTTCCACGCCGGTCGGCGCGCACGGGCTGGGCGTCGATGAATTCGAACATCTCCTCTACATGAGGGATTATCGGACCTTTGCCGAATGTTACCGGTGGCTCGGCAACCCGGAGCATTATCGGCGGCTTGTCGCCGGGATGAATGATTTCGTTGCCGCGAACTATTCGCTCGAGACGTTCAATCGCTCCATGGACCGGGTGACCGGCTGGAGGACCCTGTGA
- a CDS encoding DUF6298 domain-containing protein: MRLWLVALVLCSIAATALAAEIPTAGPLRQCTTNPRYFCDARGRVVLLTGSHTWDNFQDVQVNPTTEPFDYGAYLDFLRRNNHNFFRLWVWEQGWGAADLTAPISFTPLSYRRTGPGLALDGKPKFDLHSFDEGYFRRLRERVVQARDRGIYVSVMLFNGWSVDGKSLGGGNPWRGHPFNRANNIDGVDGDGSDTGFGLASHTLANSTVVRLQEAYVKKVIDTLNDLDNVLWEISNESPPGSEKWQYHFIRFIKEYEARKPFRHPVGMTVVYPGGDNRALRRSPADWISPNDGRNGSYKTDPPEGDGTKVIVSDTDHLWGIGGDHKWVWKSFLRGLNPIFMDPYKVKDIVGDLPAGYEFSSPEFVAVRRNLGYVRAYADRLDLAGLQPRRDLSSTGYCLARPGAAYLVYQPAGLSFTVYLEPGSYRAEWLDPNRGTTGHDEVVVKTAGWQRCYLPYYIADDAVLLLERAGLAAAEQGGNGHAQRTDDRR; encoded by the coding sequence GTGAGGTTATGGCTGGTGGCTCTTGTCCTCTGTTCCATAGCGGCGACTGCCCTGGCGGCGGAGATTCCCACCGCCGGACCGCTGCGGCAATGCACGACAAATCCGCGCTATTTTTGCGATGCCCGCGGCCGGGTCGTGCTGCTGACCGGCTCGCATACCTGGGATAATTTCCAGGATGTGCAGGTCAATCCGACGACGGAGCCATTCGATTACGGCGCCTATCTCGATTTCCTGCGCCGCAATAACCACAATTTTTTCCGGCTCTGGGTGTGGGAGCAGGGGTGGGGCGCCGCGGACCTGACGGCCCCGATCAGCTTTACGCCACTGTCGTATCGGCGTACCGGCCCCGGCCTCGCCCTGGACGGAAAACCGAAGTTCGACCTGCATTCCTTCGATGAAGGGTATTTTCGCCGCCTTCGCGAACGGGTGGTTCAGGCCCGGGATCGGGGAATCTACGTTTCCGTGATGTTGTTCAATGGCTGGAGCGTTGACGGCAAGTCGCTCGGGGGGGGCAATCCCTGGCGCGGTCATCCATTCAACCGGGCCAACAACATTGATGGTGTCGATGGCGACGGCAGCGACACCGGTTTCGGGCTGGCCTCGCATACCCTCGCTAACAGCACGGTCGTCCGGTTGCAGGAAGCGTACGTAAAGAAAGTCATTGATACCCTCAACGACCTGGATAACGTGCTTTGGGAGATTTCCAACGAGAGTCCCCCGGGATCCGAAAAGTGGCAGTACCATTTCATCCGCTTTATCAAGGAGTACGAGGCGCGGAAGCCGTTCCGGCATCCGGTGGGGATGACCGTGGTTTATCCCGGCGGCGACAATCGCGCCTTGCGCCGCAGCCCGGCGGACTGGATTTCCCCCAATGACGGCAGAAACGGCTCGTACAAGACCGACCCGCCGGAAGGGGATGGGACCAAGGTTATCGTCAGCGATACCGATCACCTCTGGGGGATCGGCGGCGACCACAAATGGGTCTGGAAAAGCTTTCTCCGCGGTTTGAACCCGATTTTCATGGATCCGTACAAGGTCAAGGATATCGTTGGCGATCTGCCGGCCGGATATGAATTTTCGTCCCCGGAATTCGTTGCCGTCCGCCGCAACCTCGGCTATGTCCGGGCCTATGCCGACCGGCTCGATCTTGCCGGGCTGCAACCGCGCCGCGACTTGTCGTCCACGGGATACTGCCTGGCCCGTCCCGGGGCGGCATACCTGGTTTATCAACCGGCCGGGCTGTCGTTCACCGTCTACCTGGAGCCGGGGAGCTATCGGGCGGAGTGGCTCGACCCGAACCGCGGGACGACCGGCCATGACGAAGTGGTGGTGAAAACGGCCGGCTGGCAGCGTTGTTACCTGCCGTATTACATTGCCGACGACGCGGTGCTGCTGCTCGAAAGGGCCGGTCTGGCGGCCGCTGAACAGGGGGGGAATGGTCATGCTCAACGCACTGACGATCGACGTTGA
- a CDS encoding XrtA system polysaccharide deacetylase, translating to MLNALTIDVEDYFQVTAFERHVRRDEWGQFPLRVERNTGRILDLLDEYGVRATFFVLGWIAERAPRLVKEIQRRGHEIACHGYGHQLIYRIGPDKFREDIATARAILEQLCGERVCGYRAPSYSITRKSLWALDILIEEGFTYDSSIFPVIHDTYGIPDASRFPGRLSCAAGDIREFPLSTLPVRLIGKEFRLPIAGGGYLRLFPSWVIGNGIARINELERQPAVLYFHPWEIDPDQPRIQAGFKSRFRHYLNLHRTEQKLKDLLGQLQFGPMRDVLDGCIP from the coding sequence ATGCTCAACGCACTGACGATCGACGTTGAAGACTATTTCCAGGTAACGGCGTTCGAACGCCATGTCCGTCGGGACGAGTGGGGGCAATTCCCGCTCCGGGTCGAACGGAATACCGGCCGAATCCTTGACCTGCTCGACGAATACGGCGTCCGGGCAACGTTCTTCGTCCTGGGATGGATTGCGGAGCGGGCCCCCCGGCTCGTGAAAGAGATTCAGCGCCGTGGGCACGAAATTGCCTGCCACGGTTACGGTCATCAGTTGATCTACCGGATCGGGCCCGATAAATTCCGGGAGGATATCGCCACGGCCCGCGCCATTCTTGAACAGCTTTGCGGTGAGCGCGTCTGTGGTTATCGGGCGCCGAGCTATTCGATCACCAGGAAATCGCTCTGGGCGCTCGATATTCTGATTGAAGAAGGGTTCACCTACGATTCGAGCATTTTCCCGGTGATCCACGATACCTATGGGATTCCCGATGCCAGCCGCTTTCCCGGCCGGCTCAGCTGCGCGGCGGGAGACATCCGGGAGTTCCCGCTGTCGACGCTTCCCGTGCGGTTGATCGGCAAGGAGTTTCGCCTGCCGATCGCCGGCGGCGGCTATCTGCGGCTGTTCCCCTCCTGGGTGATCGGCAACGGGATTGCCCGGATCAACGAGCTGGAGCGGCAACCGGCGGTACTCTATTTCCACCCGTGGGAAATCGATCCCGACCAGCCGCGGATTCAGGCCGGCTTCAAGTCGCGATTCCGGCATTATCTCAATCTCCACCGGACGGAACAGAAGCTGAAGGACCTGCTGGGGCAGCTGCAGTTCGGCCCCATGCGGGACGTGCTCGACGGCTGCATCCCGTGA
- a CDS encoding FemAB family XrtA/PEP-CTERM system-associated protein — MNVQLCYDSRTWDDFVASRPEATNYHRYGWRTVIERAFGHRTYYLMATDERDQVCGVLPLTHMKSALFGSFLVSLPFFNYGGMLCATDDAARGLLERSRQLLDEVGAEYAELRHLHPTGKALPSKEHKVTMLLALQDDAESQWKALDAKVRNQVRKAEKSGLTTVVGHCELLDGFYEVFCRNMRDLGTPVYSKELFRQVLEVFPETTRIISVILDGRTVAAGLLTWYRDTLEVPWASSIRDVRELCPNNLLYWEAIRFAIGNGSRHFDFGRSTPGEGTYRFKKQWGAEPHQLHWDYLLNPGAALPELNPANPKYRLAISLWQRLPVAVTKLLGPPIVRNIP; from the coding sequence ATGAACGTTCAACTTTGTTATGATTCCCGCACCTGGGACGATTTTGTCGCCAGCCGGCCCGAAGCGACCAACTACCATCGCTACGGCTGGCGCACCGTCATCGAACGGGCGTTTGGCCATCGGACCTACTACCTGATGGCGACGGACGAACGAGATCAGGTCTGCGGCGTGCTGCCGCTGACCCACATGAAGAGCGCCCTGTTCGGCAGCTTCCTGGTTTCGCTGCCGTTTTTCAACTATGGCGGCATGCTTTGTGCCACTGATGATGCAGCCCGCGGGTTGCTGGAACGGTCCCGGCAGCTCCTCGATGAAGTGGGTGCGGAGTACGCGGAGCTGCGCCATCTTCACCCCACCGGGAAGGCGCTGCCGAGCAAAGAACATAAGGTGACCATGCTCCTGGCGCTGCAGGATGATGCCGAGTCCCAGTGGAAAGCCCTGGATGCCAAGGTCAGGAACCAGGTGCGCAAGGCCGAGAAAAGCGGCCTTACTACCGTCGTCGGCCATTGCGAGCTCCTGGACGGGTTCTATGAGGTGTTCTGCCGGAATATGCGCGATCTGGGGACGCCGGTCTATAGCAAGGAATTGTTTAGACAGGTACTGGAAGTCTTTCCTGAAACTACCCGGATAATAAGTGTTATTCTTGACGGGCGAACCGTGGCGGCCGGATTGTTGACTTGGTACCGGGATACCCTGGAGGTCCCCTGGGCCTCGTCGATCCGCGACGTTCGCGAACTTTGCCCGAACAATCTCCTCTACTGGGAGGCGATAAGATTTGCCATCGGCAATGGTTCCCGGCACTTCGATTTCGGTCGTTCGACCCCCGGGGAGGGGACGTACCGTTTCAAGAAGCAATGGGGGGCCGAGCCGCACCAGTTGCATTGGGACTATCTGCTCAACCCGGGAGCCGCCTTGCCGGAATTGAATCCGGCCAACCCGAAGTACCGCCTGGCCATCAGCCTCTGGCAGCGCCTACCGGTGGCGGTGACCAAGCTGCTCGGTCCGCCGATCGTCCGCAATATTCCCTGA
- a CDS encoding glycosyltransferase yields MHFSVIIPARNEEATIDRCVESVMACAWAADDFEVLVVDNGSSDRTAMLAAARGARVLSLPDGTIARLRNYGALEAQGDILAFLDADCTVPGNWLGEAARYIEQGDVVCFGSPPIVPADATWVQEAWFAVRQKGGELNEVDWLESMNMFVRRREFLSVGGFNEELVTCEDYDLSLRLGRLGRLVADSRIGAVHHGEAASLGHFFRKELWRGTSNLTGVIAHGVSLREAPSVLLPLVYGLLMLLVPLLLVAGLLTMNQLLLLTGASLVLAWQAPLLLLAAWKNRRSFCLLRTLQLYLLLNVYFLARGGSVILRR; encoded by the coding sequence ATGCACTTTTCGGTCATTATCCCGGCCAGGAACGAGGAAGCCACCATCGACCGCTGCGTCGAATCGGTGATGGCTTGCGCCTGGGCAGCCGATGACTTCGAAGTGCTGGTAGTGGATAACGGTTCCTCCGACCGGACCGCTATGCTCGCCGCTGCGCGGGGGGCAAGGGTCCTTTCGCTGCCGGACGGCACCATCGCCAGACTGAGGAATTACGGCGCACTTGAGGCGCAGGGCGATATCCTCGCTTTTCTCGATGCCGACTGTACCGTCCCTGGCAATTGGCTGGGCGAGGCGGCACGCTACATCGAACAGGGCGATGTCGTCTGTTTCGGCAGCCCGCCGATTGTTCCGGCAGACGCGACCTGGGTGCAGGAGGCGTGGTTTGCGGTCCGGCAGAAGGGGGGCGAGCTCAACGAGGTCGACTGGCTCGAATCGATGAACATGTTTGTCCGTCGGCGGGAGTTCCTTTCGGTTGGCGGTTTTAACGAGGAACTGGTCACCTGCGAGGATTACGATCTGTCGCTTCGGCTCGGCCGGCTGGGACGGCTGGTGGCCGACAGCCGCATCGGCGCCGTCCATCATGGCGAAGCAGCGTCGCTTGGCCATTTTTTTCGTAAGGAATTATGGCGGGGAACCAGTAATCTGACCGGGGTGATCGCCCACGGTGTCTCCCTCCGGGAGGCCCCGAGCGTCCTGCTGCCGCTGGTGTACGGTCTGCTCATGCTGCTGGTGCCCCTGCTGTTGGTCGCCGGGCTGCTGACTATGAATCAGTTGCTGCTGCTGACCGGCGCGTCGCTGGTGCTTGCCTGGCAGGCGCCGTTGCTGCTGCTGGCCGCCTGGAAGAACCGTCGTTCGTTTTGCCTGTTGCGGACGCTGCAGCTCTACCTGTTGCTGAATGTCTATTTCCTGGCCCGGGGCGGGTCGGTTATCCTGCGCCGCTAA